One stretch of Plasmodium yoelii strain 17X genome assembly, chromosome: 5 DNA includes these proteins:
- a CDS encoding PIR protein, producing the protein MDRYMCSVFQHITKNLEYDSSYRKYNFKDDRDFTMYCTDGTCKEEIDKISAACLYFFDKFFKDNSVAKSNVNIVEYIMIWLSYMLIQTQTRENNSLNKFYTKHINSGDRYKTGIEGVTAYKNYKDIIDKNDYFLSMDKSIISKLYDALTSLCSMYFNDDGHDPNCDECKKAANTFVERYEETIKDPNISKNGLYRKILSILYTLSNDYDNLKKKNNDSSSLPSIKTKIYMPIYGFPSLIFLIENNFYILLLIFGIIIVFIGIYYKYSLSGFRNRLKNQYLRKKLKKMKKEWTINI; encoded by the exons ATGGATAGGTATATG tgTAGTGTCTTCCAGCATATAACGAAGAATTTAGAATATGATTCGagttatagaaaatataattttaaagatGATAGAGATTTCACAATGTATTGTACTGATGGAACATGTAAAGAGGAAATCGATAAAATTAGTGCTgcatgtttatatttttttgataaattcTTTAAGGATAATTCTGTTGCAAAAAGTAACGTCAATATTGTTgaatacattatgatatggttaagttatatgttaatacaAACCCAAACTCGAGAAAACAACAGtctaaataaattttatactaAACATATAAACAGTGGCGATAGGTATAAAACGGGTATAGAAGGTGTTACtgcttataaaaattataaggatattatagataaaaatgattattttttaagtatggATAAGAgcattatatctaaattatatgatgcattaaCATCATTATGTAGCATGTATTTTAACGATGATGGACACGACCCAAATTGCGATGAATGTAAGAAAGCTGCAAATACGTTTGTTGAAAGATATGAAGAAACTATCAAAGATCCTAATATTAGTAAAAATGGTTTATATCGTAAAATATtatctattttatatactttatcaaatgattatgataatttaaaaaagaaaaataacgATAGTTCATCCTTGCCATCGATAAAAACAAAGATTTATATGCCAATATATGGATTTCCATCATTAATTTTCTTGATagaaaacaatttttatatacttttattgatatttggtataataatagtttttataggaatttattataag tattcgttatctGGATTTCGGAATCGACTTAAAAACCAATATTTAAggaaaaaactaaaaaaaatgaagaaggaATGGaccattaatatatga
- a CDS encoding fam-a protein: protein MNKFYIQIVFFLLIIPIYVNNKTLATELVPKKDTKRYPTSEKIYKKNKHLLCTNRNESRKAFKFMNDALKHLEHHATSKDGYKKCCGNPSEYMVFYKKKHKKHTKIQKVKYIIDDPNKYNEIINEVWDPNSGNYFYPGSVKKKIVRMYTPNLLMIQQRWKKWPWSREKYFYAIAAKYKISKNKTIIVMASANIIDHNRKNKKYFENKIVESANLFQAEIDSEDDIRNGELKKMFVNISGYIVEKRKNHIYIIYVDSNDEHGSI, encoded by the exons ATGAAtaagttttatattcaaattgttttttttcttttaatcaTCCCCATAtatgtgaataataaaaccCTTGCAACTGAGCTTGTTCCAAAAAAAGATACAAAACGTTATCCTAC ttcagaaaaaatatataaaaaaaacaaacaccTACTATGTACCAATCGCAATGAATCTAGAAAAGCGTTCAAATTTATGAATGACGCTTTAAAACATTTAGAACATCATGCTACAAGTAAAGATGGTTATAAAAAGTGTTGTGGAAATCCTTCTGAGTATATggttttttataaaaaaaaacataaaaagcatacaaaaattcaaaaagttaaatatataattgatgaTCCGAATAAG tataatgaaataataaacgAGGTGTGGGATCCAAATAGTggcaattatttttatccagGCTCGGTTAAAA aaaaaattgtCCGTATGTACACTccaaatttattaatgataCAACAACGTTGGAAAAAATGGCCATGGTCTCGtgagaaatatttttatgctatAGCTGCAAAATATAAA ataTCAAAAAACAAAACTATAATTGTCATGGCTTCAGCAAATATAATTGATCACAAccgtaaaaataaaaaatattttgaaaataaaatagtagaAAGTGCAAATTTATTCCAAGCTGAAATTGATTCTGAAGATGATATTAGAAATggagaattaaaaaaaatgtttgttAACATAAGTGGATACATTgttgaaaaaagaaagaaccatatttatatcatctaTGTCGACTCT aaTGATGAACATGGTTccatttaa
- a CDS encoding fam-a protein: protein MNKGYIKIALPLLSLAGYTQNVTFATGHPSDVTINANPSRQKPLFEEFPELTCEDLDEALVALDHANDASEFLIKLSETGIDDYSTHSTENGDKIIYSKKIGNMDIGRLHLTIPSASNYSNVLRKLWDFNHNKKPDERFINGKLARVYCNYLIVLEKLSIDPNYTPLTKKYALAARVKHSNDTTVILCPSRPLNYLGQNDGEPNMNEILENTQSIQTDIDPEEALTKLSANIAGFVVKKGEDNVQVTYINVIYDSGNSTDLDNDKRERELAYTNILSLPQRI, encoded by the exons atgaataaaggCTATATTAAGATCGCTTTGCCACTTCTAAGTCTCGCAGGATACACACAAAATGTAACATTTGCAACTGGGCACCCTTCAGATGTTACTATTAACGCCAACCCCTCACGCCAAAAACCATT ATTTGAAGAGTTCCCAGAATTGACATGTGAAGACCTTGATGAAGCTTTAGTAGCATTGGATCACGCAAACGATGCttcagaatttttaataaaactttcTGAGACAGGTATAGACGATTATTCGACCCATTCTACAGAAAATGgagataaaattatatattctaagaaaattggaaatatggATATTGGAAGACTTCATCTTACGATCCCATCTGCCTCTAAC taCTCTAACGTATTAAGGAAACTCTGGGATTTCAATCATAACAAAAAACCCGATGAAAGGTTTATTAAtg gAAAGCTTGCTCGTGTATACTGCAATTATTTAATCGTGCTTGAAAAACTTAGCATAGATCCTAATTATACACCCctcacaaaaaaatatgctttAGCCGCAAGAGTTAAA CATTCAAATGACACAACTGTAATTCTTTGTCCTTCAAGACCTCTAAATTATCTCGGTCAAAATGATGGTGAACCTAATATGAATGAAATATTAGAAAATACACAATCAATCCAAACTGACATTGATCCTGAGGAAGCATTAACCAAATTAAGTGCTAACATAGCCGGATTTGTAGTTAAAAAAGGGGAAGATAACGTTCAAGTTACTTATATCAATGTT ATTTATGATTCTGGCAATTCTACCGACTTAGACAACGATAAAAGAGAAAGAGAACTTGCATATACAAATATCCTAAGCTTACCACAACGCATTTGA
- a CDS encoding PIR protein has translation MDYPLCEKFDELKKSLPDELENHASVDFNQNENIKYYCPNGVTGNQCETELDKINAACLWLFNENIANGIDDLSNEDVKSFIIYIMIWLNYMLNLKNDEKTNLNNFYTIIEKNTNYTNCTNGNSDCSNKLKGKTGYNNFKEIIDNRKDLLNINFEDIFKFYDAFKLLCKMHTESNKNTLECNEYLVYANKIVDKFKELNESSSVTGNTSYSQIWSTLSTDYDNFKENYNDICRGIPSFPPIKKTQHNVKISEDHSEHGSVQNYGVTSSSLSIVKKLILALSIFSAITIFLGIFYKGSLFVLRKRAQKQHLREKLKNIKKRMNH, from the exons ATGGATTACCCcctg tgTGAAAAGTTTGATGAGTTAAAAAAAAGCTTACCCGATGAATTAGAAAACCATGCATCAGTCGATTTTAATCAAAATGAGAATATTAAGTATTACTGCCCTAATGGAGTTACAGGAAATCAATGTGAGACTGAGctcgataaaataaatgctgCATGCTTATGGTTGTTCAATGAAAATATTGCTAATGGGATTGATGATTTAAGTAATGAAGATGTTAAAtcgtttattatatacattatgatatggttaaattatatgttaaacctaaagaatgatgaaaaaaccaacctaaataatttttatactattatagaaaaaaatacgaATTATACTAATTGTACAAATGGTAATAGTGATTGtagtaataaattaaaaggaaaaacgggatataataattttaaggaAATCATAGATAACAGAAAGGATTTGTTGAACATTAATTTTgaagatatatttaaattttatgatgcatttaaattattatgtaaaatGCATACTGAATCTAATAAAAACACGCTAGAATGCAACGAATATTTGGTATATGCAAATAAAATTGTTGACAAATTTAAAGAACTTAATGAAAGTTCTAGTGTTACTGGAAACACTTCATATAGTCAAATATGGTCTACtttatcaactgattatgataattttaaagaGAACTATAACGATATTTGTAGGGGTATTCCATCGTTTCCACcgataaaaaaaacacaacATAACGTAAAAATTTCTGAAGATCATTCTGAACATGGTTCTGTACAAAATTATGGTGTTACATCATCAAGCTTGTCgatagtaaaaaaattaattctaGCTTTATCAATATTCAGTgcaataacaatttttttgggaattttttataag ggTTCGTTATTTGTATTACGGAAAAGagctcaaaaacaacatttaagagaaaaactaaaaaatataaagaagagaatgaatcattaa
- a CDS encoding PIR protein codes for MSYRVCDIISAIDNYVDDPKNSKGYNSISHFDYYCPDSNCDTDEKRVCSGFLALLKLFERIDNHEKLESDKLAEYAILWLSYKLNQKTQNGTTKLYDFYNNHIKTNSKYKEHITAGDKINNDVIKNKIKSMNMNIKDISNFYDPFKSLCKMYIEVDANNQCMSCLENAGEFFEKCEKVKNTLDISKGSSYSQLWYSLSNDYDKFKEKYNNVKCGYVSSPVACPRSSVTKNTLIKIAIIFVASSILLGVSYKYSLFGFRKKVKKRLRRKLKSLRRKWLIDI; via the exons ATGTCTTATAGAgtg tGTGATATAATTAGTGCGATTGATAATTATGTTGATGATCCGAAGAACTCGAAAGGATATAATTCTATTAGtcattttgattattattgCCCTGATAGTAACTGTGATACTGATGAAAAAAGAGTTTGTTCTGGTTTTTTAGCATTACTAAAATTGTTTGAGCGTATTGATAATCATGAAAAATTAGAGAGCGATAAACTTGCTGAATATgctattttatggttaagttataaactaaatcaaaaaacacaaaatggAACCACAAAATTAtacgatttttataataaccatataaaaacaaatagtaAATATAAAGAGCATATAACTGCTGGTGATAAGATTAATAAtgatgttataaaaaataaaataaaatcgatgaatatgaatattaaagatatatctaatttttatgatccatttaaatcattatgtaaaaTGTATATTGAAGTTGATGCAAATAACCAATGCATGTCATGTTTAGAAAATGCTGgagaattttttgaaaaatgtgaaaaagttaaaaatacTTTGGATATTTCTAAAGGAAGTTCTTATTCACAACTATGGTAtagtttatcaaatgattatgataaatttaaagagaaatataataatgttaagTGTGGTTATGTCTCATCACCTGTAGCTTGTCCACGAAGTTcagtaacaaaaaatacactaattaaaattgcaattatatttgttgcatCATCAATTTTGTTGggagtttcttataag tattcgttatttggatttcggaaaaaagttaaaaaacgTTTAAGAAGAAAGCTAAAATCATTAAGAAGAAAATGGTTAATtgatatatga
- a CDS encoding fam-a protein, translating to MNKFYIKIVFFLLTIPLCVNNKTIVIELSLKKDTKPKSTNRYPTNDNTEEIYEKNKHLLCNDPKETKNACNVMKEALIQLEYHTTNIVDYGLYKIYYTDYVRFDNVKYQYNTNVEKKQYIVDNPDMYNKIINKYWDPDSDHFLYIGSVKRKIARVYTPNLVIIQQRSRKWPWSREKYFYALAAKFEISENKTIIVMTSANINDHNPSNEKYENEIVKSANLFKTDINSEDDIRKGYLKKTFVNIAGYIIEKKDKYLDVTHVESIDRYAPSFLKRMIRKALNNFSPQK from the exons atgaataagttttatattaaaattgttttttttcttttaaccaTCCCCCTAtgtgttaataataaaaccaTTGTAATCGAGCtttctttaaaaaaagatacaAAACCCAAATCAACAAATCGTTATCCTAC CAATGATAATACagaagaaatatatgaaaaaaacaagcACCTATTATGTAACGATCCCAAAGAAACTAAAAATGCATGCAACGTTATGAAAGAAGCTTTAATACAATTAGAATATCATACTACAAATATAGTTGATTAtggattatataaaatatattatactgaTTATGTGCGCTTTGATAATGTAAAATATcaatataatacaaatgttgaaaaaaaacaatatatagtTGATAATCCAGATATG tataataaaataataaacaagtaTTGGGATCCCGATAGTgatcattttttgtatataggCTCGGTTAAAA GAAAAATTGCCCGTGTGTACACTCCaaatttagtaataatacaaCAACGTTCCAGAAAATGGCCATGGTCTCGtgagaaatatttttatgctttaGCTGCAAAATTTGAA ataTCAGAAAACAAAACTATAATTGTCATGACTTcagcaaatataaatgatcatAACCCTTccaatgaaaaatatgaaaacgAAATCGTAAAAAGCGCAAATTTATTCAAAACTGACATTAATTCTGAAGATGATATTAGAAAAGGatacttaaaaaaaacatttgtTAACATAGCTGGATATAtcattgaaaaaaaagacaaatatCTTGATGTCACCCATGTCGAATCT ATTGATCGCTATGCCCCCAGTTTCCTAAAACGCATGATTAGAAAAgctttaaataatttttcccctcaaaaataa
- a CDS encoding PIR protein, which produces MDYDLCEQFDTLREYLPDELEKHKPADFNKNENIKYYCSNRESEEKDCETDLDQIKAGCLWLFEQLFLENKKNTNTVQYIIIWLSYKLNQKTYNGINNLNDFYNKCIKDNTHYTNCKQDGQDCSKQLNDRIGYQNYKEIINGRKSLLNINIENMSKFYDAFKLLCNMYTELNENNTISTKSIESAKKFVETYNELDNDSGNTKGEAYHQVLSTLLSDYNNFKSSCVDSVDCNKIPSLTSSETEESGMQSSEKICDDTPSLSIVKKLILALLIFSTISIFLGIFFKCSLFVLRKRAQKEYLREKLKNIKKRMNH; this is translated from the exons atgGATTATGACCTG tgtgaacAGTTTGATACATTGAGAGAATATTTACCCGATGAATTAGAAAAACATAAACCAGCcgattttaataaaaatgagaatATTAAGTATTACTGCTCTAATAGAGAATCAGAGGAAAAAGATTGTGAGACAGATCTCGATCAAATTAAGGCTGGATGTTTATGGTTGTTTGAGCAATTGTttttggaaaataaaaaaaataccaatACTGTTCAATACATTatcatatggttaagttataaactaaATCAAAAGACGTATAATGGAATCAAcaatttaaatgatttttacaataaatgtataaaagATAATACGCATTATACTAATTGTAAACAAGATGGTCAAGATTGTAGTAAGCAATTAAATGATCGTATAGgttatcaaaattataagGAAATCATAAATGGAAGAAAGAGTTTGttgaatattaatattgaaaatatgtctaaattttatgatgcatttaaattattatgtaacatgtataCTGAACTTAATGAAAACAACACAATATCTACGAAATCTATAGAAAGTGCTAAAAAATTTGTTGAAACATATAATGAACTTGATAACGATTCTGGTAATACTAAAGGTGAAGCCTATCATCAAgtattgtctacattattaagtgattataataattttaaaagttCTTGTGTTGATAGCGTTGATTGTAACAAAATTCCATCCCTTACATCGTCAGAAACAGAAGAAAGTGGTATGCAAAGTTCTGAAAAGATTTGTGATGATACACCAAGCTTGTCgatagtaaaaaaattaattctagctttattaatattcagTACAATATCAATCTTTTtgggaattttttttaag tgtTCGTTATTTGTATTACGGAAAAGAGCTCAAAAAgaatatttaagagaaaagctaaaaaatataaagaagagaatgaatcattaa
- a CDS encoding PIR protein, which yields MNKEVCKKFTSIWEFFPDTLDKGEYKFNDNNFLDSYCGGNKCDSAFERIAGGCLYLFMQIFGTSELFTSVANNNINIVDYILIWLSYMLNLKEQTGNDNNLQFFYNTTINNDRYQKTITGVENYYENYKNLIDKKKYFLGMDKKIISNFYEAFKLLCEMYAEFDDKTPYCTKSSENANKFVKKYNELNKDHSITGNISYNQLLSTLSKDYDNFMNKYNNTQCSKSSPLPTIETTENFAQQILQSSEDTSSSSSATNKLFTVLSIFGVIAFLLGISYKYSLFGFRKRFQKQKLREKIKNIKKRINH from the exons atgaataaagaagtg tgtaaaaAGTTTACGAGTATATGGGAATTTTTCCCCGATACATTAGATAAAGgagaatataaatttaatgataataattttttagataGTTATTGTGGTGGTAATAAGTGTGATAGTGCTTTCGAAAGAATTGCTGGTGGATgtttatatctttttatgCAAATATTTGGAACTTCTGAATTGTTTACGTCTGTTGCAAATAATAacatcaatattgttgattacattttgatatggttaagttatatgttaaacctaaagGAACAAACAGGAAATGATAACAatctacaatttttttataatacaactataaataatgataggTATCAAAAGACTATAACTGGCgttgaaaattattatgaaaattataagaatcttatagataaaaaaaaatattttttgggtatggataaaaaaattatatctaatttttatgaagcatttaaattattatgtgaaaTGTATGCTGAATTTGATGATAAAACACCATATTGCACAAAAAGTTCAGAAAATGCTAacaaatttgttaaaaaatataatgaacttAATAAAGATCATAGTATTACTGGAAATATTTCCTATAATCAACTATTGTCTACTTTATCAAaagattatgataattttatgaataaatataataatacacaATGTTCCAAATCTTCACCTCTTCCAACGATAGAAACAACAGAAAATTTTGCACAACAAATTTTACAAAGTTCTGAGGatacatcatcaagttcatcggcaacaaacaaattatttacagttttatcgatatttggtgtaATAGCATTtcttttaggaatttcttacaag tattcgttatttggatttcggaaacgatttcaaaaacaaaaattaagagaaaaaataaaaaatataaagaagagaataaatcattaa